Proteins from a genomic interval of Papaver somniferum cultivar HN1 chromosome 4, ASM357369v1, whole genome shotgun sequence:
- the LOC113273192 gene encoding uncharacterized protein LOC113273192, which produces MLLAFHTPEEQPQHKWYLDTGCNNHMCGRKELFNSLDESVRSIVKFGNNSTIPVMEKGRIGIVLNNGAKTYIMDVFYVPGLHQNLLSMGQLLEKGYSTNIFNDVCSIHDRFRRLITRVQMTKNRLFPLNIRYQKERCYSSCVHNDSWLWRKGMRHMSFNSLQTLAKKEMVSGLPFIELPKSRCENCILGKQQSTKLEDLISNWRLFIVICVVLLK; this is translated from the coding sequence ATGTTATTGGCTTTCCATACACCTGAAGAACAACCTCAACATAAGTGGTATTTGGATACAGGGTGCAATAATCATATGTGTGGAAGAAAAGAGTTGTTTAACAGTCTTGATGAATCAGTAAGATCAATAGTGAAGTTTGGAAATAATTCTACAATTCCAGTTATGGAAAAAGGTAGAATAGGAATAGTTCTGAATAATGGTGCTAAAACATATATTATGGATGTGTTTTATGTAccaggtttacatcaaaatttattaagcaTGGGTCAATTATTAGAAAAAGGTTATTCTACGAACATCTTTAATGATGTTTGTTCAATTCATGATCGTTTTAGAAGACTTATTACAAGAGTACAGATGACCAAGAATAGATTGTTTCCTTTGAATATTCGGTATCAAAAGGAAAGGTGTTACAGCAGCTGTGTTCATAATGATTCTTGGTTATGGCGCAAGGGAATGAGACATATGagctttaacagtttgcaaactttagcaaagaaggagatggtgtcAGGTTTACCCTTTATTGAGCTTCCAAAATCAAGATGTGAGAATTGTATCCTTGGCAAGCAGCAGTCAACAAAGCTAGAAGATTTGATCAGCAATTGGAGATTGTTCATAGTGATCTGTGTGGTCCTATTGAAGTAA
- the LOC113273193 gene encoding uncharacterized protein LOC113273193 → MYSLRDGILYRRSFLGPLLRCLSQTEGRRILPDIHSGDSGNHSGRRSLAVKSKMEGYYWLSMDENAKNVAKRCERFGIPAAIVSDNGKQLQGKNIDMLFDTFNIQKNKSTPIYPKSNGQAEVTNKTIATNLKKKLGA, encoded by the exons ATGTATAGCCTACGTGACGgtatactgtatagaaggtcatttctggGACCTCTATTacggtgcctctcacaaaccgaaggaaGGAGGATACTTCCTGACATACACAGCGGAGATTCCGGAAACCACAGCGGAAGAAGATCCTTGGCAGTTAAATCCAAAATGGAAGGGTACTACTGGCTAAGTATGGATGAAAATGCAAAAAACGTAGCTAAACGATGCGAAAg gttcggaataccagctgCCATAGTCTCTGATAATGGCAAACagctgcaaggaaagaacattGATATGTTGTTCGACACCTTCAACATTCAGAAGAACAAGTCTACTCCCatatatcctaagagcaacggacaagcggaggtGACTAACAAAACCATAGCAACGAacttgaaaaagaagctaggagcATAG